In the Clostridia bacterium genome, AAGTATTACCCCGATTCCACCGTCGAATACACAATCGAGATGATGGACCGCGGCGGCATTGATAAAGCGTTCCTGATCAGCTACAACGCCGAGGACGTGTCGTCTGAGATGCGCGGGCGCGGCCAGAATCCGGTGGAACTGACGGAGGTGGCCAACAAGCAGTATCAATTCAATTCATGGAAGGCGCACAAGGACCGATTCTGGTGGTTCCCGGACCATATCTATCCGCTCCGTGAAGGCTATCTCGAGACACTCGAACAGGACCTTCGCAAGGGCGCGTCCGGAATAAAGATGCTGCCGATCTTTCATGGGCTGCTTCCGGACCACAAGAGCTGGATCCCGGTATACGAGATGTGCCGCAAGCACAAAAAGCCGATCATCCTGGACCTCTCGTGGTGGTATTTCGGGCGTTATCCGATTTTCAATGAAAGCCGCGACCGCCAGAACATGGCCGCTGCTTTCAAGACCTTCGCCGATTACGCGAAGCTGATCACGCCACTGTTCCAGCAGTTCAAGGGAGTGCCCTGGTCCCTCGCGCACTGCGGCACTGCGAAGGTGAAAGAGGACTACCGATACATTTTTGACACCATCGCAAGCAATCCGAATGTGTCGTGCGACGTGGCTGCCGTGATGGAGTTCAGCCCCGCGTTCATTCAGGAACTGGTGAAAGCGGTGGGTTCAAAGAAGGTGATGTACGGCACCGATACCCCATACTGGTTCAAGGGCCCGGACAGCTATCGCACCGGATCGCGGCGCTGGAGCATCATTTCGGAAGAGTGCCCGGCGCTGAGCGACGCCGACAAACAAGCCATTCTGGCCGGCAACGCAGAGCGTTTTGCCCGAAACGAAGTGCCCGCTTGAGGTCCACTATGGTATTCCGTCTGGTGGGATTGCTTTGCTGCGCGCTGGCCGCCGCCGGCGAGGAGGGTTGGACCCCGCTGTTCAACGG is a window encoding:
- a CDS encoding amidohydrolase family protein; the protein is KYYPDSTVEYTIEMMDRGGIDKAFLISYNAEDVSSEMRGRGQNPVELTEVANKQYQFNSWKAHKDRFWWFPDHIYPLREGYLETLEQDLRKGASGIKMLPIFHGLLPDHKSWIPVYEMCRKHKKPIILDLSWWYFGRYPIFNESRDRQNMAAAFKTFADYAKLITPLFQQFKGVPWSLAHCGTAKVKEDYRYIFDTIASNPNVSCDVAAVMEFSPAFIQELVKAVGSKKVMYGTDTPYWFKGPDSYRTGSRRWSIISEECPALSDADKQAILAGNAERFARNEVPA